The Agrococcus sp. ARC_14 DNA segment TCGTGAACAATGCCGGTGTTGGTCGCTGGGGAGCTGTCGGCGAGATCGCACCCGACGACCTCGACGCGCTCCTCGACATCAACGTCAAGGGCACGATCCTGCTCACGCAGGCCGTCGTGCCGCACCTCGTGGACGGCGGCAGCATCATCAGCATCTCGTCCATGCTCACCCGCCGCGTCACCGTCGGCTCCGCGGCCTACGCCGCTTCGAAGGCAGCGATCGAAACATTCGCTCTCGGCCTCGCGCTGGAGCTCGGCCCACGCCGCATCCGCGTCAACACCATCGCCCCGGGACCCACCGCCACGGATTTCAACGGCGGCGCCATGCGCGATGACGACGGCATGCGCGACTTCCTCGCAGCCAACACCGCGATGGGACGCGTTGGCGAGCCCGAGGACATTGGAGAGGCCATCGCCACACTTGCGACCGACGGCGCTGCGTGGATCACCGCGCAGCGGATCGAGGCATCCGGCGGCGCGCTCATCTAAGAACGGTCGCTCCAGAGGCCCCGAAAGCGTGCTCTCGTGCCTCCACGTCCCGCTTCATGATGGGCCCCATGGCCATTGCCCCTCATGCTCAACCAGATCCAGTAGGTGAGTGTGCCGTGGCTGCTCTCGCGAACGAGGGAAGCCATGCGGAAGTGCGGGACGCGCATCACGCGCCCCGCACTCCCAGCGGATCACCGCATCGTGCGCACGCGACGTGCGCCGAGCAGCAGCCCTCCAAGTGCCATCAGCACGAGTGCCACCGGCAGGAT contains these protein-coding regions:
- a CDS encoding SDR family oxidoreductase; its protein translation is MTADRIAIVTGSARGLGLAAAVALAKRGTRIVITYRGEPSRADGALDAVAVAGSEAIALQLDVADVDSIQQFAHALPAALEARWGKREVDVLVNNAGVGRWGAVGEIAPDDLDALLDINVKGTILLTQAVVPHLVDGGSIISISSMLTRRVTVGSAAYAASKAAIETFALGLALELGPRRIRVNTIAPGPTATDFNGGAMRDDDGMRDFLAANTAMGRVGEPEDIGEAIATLATDGAAWITAQRIEASGGALI